The Impatiens glandulifera chromosome 3, dImpGla2.1, whole genome shotgun sequence genome contains a region encoding:
- the LOC124928689 gene encoding defensin-like protein 1: MAYNYKKIISVNFILLVHFLVFLLLTNSEIGEAALCKRASQTWSGMCTTTHNCDNQCKSWENADHGACHWGGGQRKCYCFFKC; this comes from the exons atggCTTATAATTATAAGAAGATTATTTCTGTAAATTTCATCCTCCTTGTTCATTTCTTGGTTTTCCTCTTGCTAACTAATTCAG AAATCGGGGAGGCTGCATTGTGCAAGAGGGCAAGCCAGACATGGTCAGGTATGTGCACCACCACTCATAACTGTGACAACCAGTGCAAGTCATGGGAGAACGCAGATCATGGAGCTTGCCATTGGGGTGGTGGGCAGAGGAAATGTTATTGTTTCTTCAAATGTTAA
- the LOC124932758 gene encoding F-box protein At2g16365-like → MSDHVSRSYADCEGRSSNTTRAYQSMWMGHWGGTSCNTGRARQVDSGLSLRHESSGDPVNTKNLPAPLKDEIEPSSQRLALSLANFPETDRNYGSSSKFSSFPATSSTEEHVGKMNNSGLALAVPCTDIFTKLIEGRPNAFEKGKLTSLMSRYESKEHFPNTDLAIMGQTTRSSVFPREEKIDNNPPSKKLNRSMFLHNPSSNKTVLPVFMGQQLRDMQNISKISTETPSQCQECYALPGNKHCIHKAKTSNIFATSDSTEEFDDPTRNGFPLGDTMLPTQSKVDMFGKFLKFTSDGGLFREKSGVKLQLLSSSSDSDGKCSNKDGLSNPQLLKNESSAETDTMDMEALREQNVLSGLNSSVQNKDNLVAGTTFSSLHRKGKEIQGMTQNQVSASQFLSKELPNPFRLNSRPHMVDPGSRWLKRLKLINVSADSLVISAKRSNPEEEQPPPFFLRENNKRQKSKVEEKATRKEEKSNIAQGRDTLISHAWIQRWCRNKVVDTNGKIGNEVIRKPKKFKLESEVEFQNKQFPSIGAMALMGKTLAGFQSIELTRKGSSFVWNT, encoded by the exons ATGTCTGATCATGTATCCCGCTCATACGCTGATTGTGAAGGCAGATCTTCAAATACCACCCGAGCCTATCAATCTATGTGGATGGGTCATTGGGGAGGTACAAGTTGCAATACAGGAAGAGCACGCCAAGTTGATAGTGGTTTATCTCTTCGTCATGAAAGTAGTGGCGATCCAGTTAACACTAAGAATCTCCCTGCACCTTTAAAGGATGAGATAGAACCTTCTTCTCAAAGGCTAGCATTATCGCTCGCTAACTTCCCTGAAACAGATCGCAATTATGGATCATCAAGTAAATTTTCATCATTTCCAGCGACTTCCTCAACAGAAGAGCATGTAGGTAAGATGAATAATTCCGGCTTGGCTCTTGCTGTTCCATGCACAGACATCTTCACCAAGTTAATTGAGGGTAGGCCTAATGCTTTTGAAAAAGGGAAACTGACGTCGTTAATGAGTAGATATGAATCAAAGGAACATTTCCCAAACACCGATCTCGCAATTATGGGACAAACTACCCGTTCTTCTGTTTTCCCTCGTGAAGAGAAAATAGACAATAACCCGCCTTCAAAGAAACTGAACAGATCCATGTTTCTACACAATCCTTCAAGTAACAAAACCGTGTTACCTGTGTTCATGGGTCAACAGTTGAGGGACATGcagaatatttcaaaaataagtACTGAAACTCCGTCTCAATGTCAAGAATGTTATGCATTGCCTGGAAATAAACATTGCATACATAAGGCGAAGACTTCTAATATATTTGCCACTTCAGATTCGACTGAGGAATTTGATGATCCGACAAGAAATGGTTTTCCATTGGGAGATACAATGCTACCTACTCAATCGAAGGTGGATATGTTTGGAAAGTTTTTGAAATTTACTAGTGACGGTGGTCTGTTTCGGGAAAAAAGTGGCGTAAAACTCCAGTTATTAAGTAGCTCTTCAGATAGTGATGGGAAATGTAGTAATAAAGACGGTTTAAGTAATCCTCAACTCCTCAAGAATGAATCGTCTGCTGAGACTGATACAATGGACATGGAGGCCTTAAGGGAGCAAAACGTTCTTTCTG GCTTGAATTCTTCTGTGCAGAATAAG GACAACCTTGTGGCAGGTACTACATTCTCCAGCTTACACAGAAAAGGCAAAGAAATTCAGGGGATGACCCAAAATCAAGTTTCAGCATCACAGTTCCTCTCAAAAGAACTGCCAAATCCTTTTCGTTTGAATTCACGTCCACACATGGTAGATCCAGGCAGCCGATGGCTTAAGCGTCTTAAACTTATAAACGTCTCAGCAGATTCGCTGGTTATTAGTGCTAAAAGATCAAATCCAGAAGAGGAACAACCACCACCGTTCTTTCTTCGCGAAAacaacaaaagacaaaaatCGAAAGTCGAAGAAAAGGCCACAAGAaaagaggagaaatcaaatatagCCCAAGGTCGAGATACGTTGATTTCGCATGCTTGGATTCAGAGGTGGTGTCGTAATAAAGTTGTGGATACGAATGGTAAGATCGGAAATGAAGTTATTCGCAAACCGAAGAAGTTTAAATTGGAATCAGAGGTGGAGTTTCAGAACAAGCAGTTTCCGAGTATTGGTGCTATGGCTTTAATGGGGAAAACTCTGGCTGGTTTTCAATCAATAGAACTTACAAGGAAAGGTTCTTCTTTTGTTTGGAATACCTAG